Proteins encoded in a region of the Primulina huaijiensis isolate GDHJ02 unplaced genomic scaffold, ASM1229523v2 scaffold4153, whole genome shotgun sequence genome:
- the LOC140969408 gene encoding protein NOI4-like isoform X2 has protein sequence MAIAEPFATLQDAETPFFYGTTEIPHLSSCGEMRVPGIPHGKGGALPKFGEWDVNNPASADGFTVIFAKARDEKKATGTAAHAASIPQQQPTNPMPQQHEDYQYQQKRKWLCCFSKS, from the exons ATGGCAATAGCTGAGCCGTTTGCTACACTGCAGGACGCTGAGACCCCCTTCTTCTACGGGACCACCGAAATTCCCCACCTTAGCTCTTGCGGCGAAATGAGAGTACCAGGTATCCCC CATGGGAAAGGAGGGGCACTGCCAAAATTTGGTGAATGGGATGTGAATAATCCGGCTTCGGCTGATGGATTTACAGTGATATTTGCCAAGGCCAGGGATGAAAAGAAGGCAACGGGAACCGCCGCGCATGCTGCCTCCATTCCTCAGCAGCAGCCAACGAATCCCATGCCTCAACAACACGAAGATTACCAGTATCAACAAaag AGGAAGTGGCTTTGCTGTTTTTCTAAATCTTGA
- the LOC140969408 gene encoding uncharacterized protein isoform X1, translated as MFRKHLTHYSNIFCWLESPSINKKWKSSIGPDDITPHLNCNHEDHQSENRWLHLLYKMKHGKGGALPKFGEWDVNNPASADGFTVIFAKARDEKKATGTAAHAASIPQQQPTNPMPQQHEDYQYQQKRKWLCCFSKS; from the exons ATGTTTCGAAAACATCTTACCCATTACAGTAATATATTCTGTTGGTTGGAGAGTCCGAGCATTAATAAGAAATGGAAGTCGAGCATTGGACCCGATGACATAACACCCCATTTGAATTGCAACCATGAGGATCATCAGTCTGAGAACAGATGGCTTCATTTGTTGTACAAGATGAAG CATGGGAAAGGAGGGGCACTGCCAAAATTTGGTGAATGGGATGTGAATAATCCGGCTTCGGCTGATGGATTTACAGTGATATTTGCCAAGGCCAGGGATGAAAAGAAGGCAACGGGAACCGCCGCGCATGCTGCCTCCATTCCTCAGCAGCAGCCAACGAATCCCATGCCTCAACAACACGAAGATTACCAGTATCAACAAaag AGGAAGTGGCTTTGCTGTTTTTCTAAATCTTGA
- the LOC140969408 gene encoding protein NOI4-like isoform X3, with product MTSHGKGGALPKFGEWDVNNPASADGFTVIFAKARDEKKATGTAAHAASIPQQQPTNPMPQQHEDYQYQQKRKWLCCFSKS from the exons ATGACGTCC CATGGGAAAGGAGGGGCACTGCCAAAATTTGGTGAATGGGATGTGAATAATCCGGCTTCGGCTGATGGATTTACAGTGATATTTGCCAAGGCCAGGGATGAAAAGAAGGCAACGGGAACCGCCGCGCATGCTGCCTCCATTCCTCAGCAGCAGCCAACGAATCCCATGCCTCAACAACACGAAGATTACCAGTATCAACAAaag AGGAAGTGGCTTTGCTGTTTTTCTAAATCTTGA